One segment of Streptomyces sp. XD-27 DNA contains the following:
- a CDS encoding DUF4267 domain-containing protein, with protein sequence MSKQRVTTVLTLLTGAAVMFFGLNFLLNPNGAPTGFGIEPWPQGNADGYFVVKGVRDLAVGSTVFLLLALGQRRALGWVVLIDATIPLGDALAVTTHGGTVATALTVHVSAAAVVLLTAGLLLTESRTRPAQASAEQTTA encoded by the coding sequence ATGTCCAAGCAGCGCGTCACCACCGTTCTGACACTCCTGACCGGCGCCGCGGTCATGTTCTTCGGGCTCAACTTCCTCCTGAACCCGAACGGCGCGCCCACCGGTTTCGGTATCGAGCCCTGGCCGCAGGGCAACGCCGACGGCTACTTCGTCGTGAAAGGCGTCCGCGACCTGGCCGTCGGCTCCACCGTCTTCCTCCTGCTCGCGCTGGGCCAGCGCCGCGCTCTGGGATGGGTGGTACTGATAGACGCCACCATCCCCCTGGGCGACGCCCTCGCGGTCACCACCCACGGCGGCACCGTCGCCACGGCCCTGACCGTGCACGTCTCAGCGGCCGCCGTAGTCCTGCTGACGGCGGGGCTGCTGCTCACAGAGAGCCGCACCCGCCCGGCACAAGCCTCTGCAGAACAAACCACCGCCTGA
- a CDS encoding zinc ribbon domain-containing protein, whose product MPRYEYRCRACGTTFEVDRPMARSSDPASCPDGHADTVKLLSAVAVGGTASAPRSGGPAGGGGGGGCCGGGCCG is encoded by the coding sequence ATGCCACGCTACGAGTACCGATGCCGCGCCTGCGGAACGACGTTCGAGGTCGACCGGCCCATGGCCCGCTCCTCCGACCCCGCCAGCTGCCCCGACGGGCATGCCGACACGGTCAAGCTGCTCTCCGCCGTCGCCGTCGGCGGTACCGCCTCCGCGCCGCGTTCGGGCGGGCCCGCCGGCGGTGGTGGCGGTGGCGGATGCTGTGGAGGCGGCTGCTGCGGTTGA
- a CDS encoding DUF4383 domain-containing protein — MVIGDHSLRGGPTPRPAKPRRIRFDEHLPLDHRLSQVYRVGAGLMGLVLLAFGIFGLIDKVGFFDTRGDTVAALNTNGALSVLSIAVGLLLFAGMVIGGNVASTLNCVVAIGFLLSGFVNLALLRTDLNFLAFRIQNVLFSFVVGIMLMVFGMYGRVSMTLAHDNPYWRARHPDEATREDRINARARAAALRKALNEGAVTPEEVARQVYSPHATPLTPPGGAPASDRRRRSA; from the coding sequence ATGGTCATCGGCGATCACAGTCTCCGCGGCGGCCCCACGCCGCGCCCCGCCAAGCCGCGGCGGATCAGGTTCGACGAGCATCTGCCCCTCGACCACCGGCTGAGCCAGGTCTACCGCGTCGGCGCCGGGCTCATGGGGCTGGTGCTGCTCGCCTTCGGGATCTTCGGGCTGATCGACAAGGTCGGCTTCTTCGACACGCGCGGTGACACCGTCGCCGCTCTGAACACCAACGGCGCGCTGAGCGTGCTCTCCATCGCCGTCGGTCTGCTGCTCTTCGCGGGCATGGTGATCGGCGGCAACGTCGCCTCGACCCTCAACTGCGTGGTGGCCATCGGTTTTCTGCTCAGCGGATTCGTCAATCTGGCGCTGCTGCGTACGGACCTGAACTTCCTGGCGTTCCGTATTCAGAACGTGCTGTTCAGCTTCGTCGTCGGGATCATGCTCATGGTCTTCGGGATGTACGGGCGGGTGAGCATGACCCTCGCGCACGACAATCCGTACTGGCGCGCCCGCCATCCCGATGAGGCCACGCGCGAGGACCGCATCAACGCCCGTGCCCGTGCCGCTGCCCTGCGGAAGGCTCTCAATGAGGGTGCGGTGACGCCGGAGGAGGTGGCGCGGCAGGTCTACAGCCCCCACGCCACCCCGCTCACTCCGCCCGGCGGCGCGCCAGCGTCAGACCGTCGGCGACGGTCAGCATGA
- a CDS encoding O-methyltransferase has protein sequence MTETKSPPLTPELYDYVLAHNPPLDPVQRELVDVTHERLAGEAVMQSAEEQGPLLAFLVRLIGARLVVEVGTFTGYSALSMAQALPADGRLITCDVSEEWTAYGREAWAKAGVADRVDLRIAPALDTLRALPADPHIDLAYVDADKDNYVAYWEELVPRMRPGGLIVADNVLFGGEVADPAATGKAAAIRRFNDHVAADARMEAVMLTVADGLTLARRRAE, from the coding sequence GTGACCGAGACCAAGAGCCCGCCGCTGACCCCCGAGTTGTACGACTACGTCCTGGCACACAACCCGCCCCTGGACCCGGTCCAGCGCGAACTGGTCGACGTCACGCACGAGCGGCTCGCCGGGGAAGCCGTGATGCAGTCCGCCGAGGAGCAGGGCCCGCTGCTGGCCTTCCTGGTCCGGCTCATCGGCGCCCGCCTTGTCGTCGAGGTCGGCACGTTCACCGGCTACTCCGCCCTCTCCATGGCCCAGGCGCTGCCCGCCGACGGACGGCTCATCACGTGCGACGTGTCGGAGGAGTGGACCGCGTACGGGCGTGAAGCCTGGGCCAAGGCCGGCGTCGCGGACCGCGTCGACCTGCGGATCGCCCCCGCCCTGGACACCCTGCGCGCATTGCCCGCTGACCCGCACATCGACCTGGCCTACGTCGACGCGGACAAGGACAACTATGTCGCGTACTGGGAGGAGCTGGTGCCCCGCATGCGCCCCGGCGGCCTGATCGTCGCGGACAACGTCCTCTTCGGCGGCGAGGTCGCCGATCCCGCGGCGACTGGCAAGGCCGCCGCGATCCGCCGCTTCAACGACCACGTGGCCGCCGACGCCCGCATGGAGGCGGTCATGCTGACCGTCGCCGACGGTCTGACGCTGGCGCGCCGCCGGGCGGAGTGA